One genomic segment of Chitinophaga sancti includes these proteins:
- a CDS encoding SusC/RagA family TonB-linked outer membrane protein, whose product MKLTTAILIGAFLQLSANTNAQLINYTGKSVKLEKVFEAIKEQTGYVFFYDDADIKNAAPVNIQLSGATVNTALPQVLRNQPFDYNIQGKTVVISRKVDFFPMEMKKDGPVNGVVMSPNGQPLAGATVTVKGKPVSVLTDAQGHFSINVLSNETLIVSYIGYSRIEIPVSRLDALTMGKMEKTPGGNYTRMVSGEMLIGLEPVVTSLDETVVTGYQVLRKSSVAGSVSSVKSADLYLNGVNSIEQALQGKLPGVVVTNTSGLTGVRQQIRVRGTSTLLGSQEPVWVVDGIIQQDPLPFKATTLNSLGDITRDNFDYIRDFVGNSIGWLNPNDIDEITVLKDASATAIYGVKAANGVIVINTKRGQSGPATVSYSLNTSMTDKVNYDRLEMMNSKQRVAVSKEIYARGLVSNSISNNVGYAGALSQYLNKQITAEEFDAKVARMETVNTDWFKLLFRNAVSMNHNLSISGGNQNTRYYASFGYNTTNGTAIGNDSKAYTGNININSRLSPRLNVGLRLSASNKVINGFYKVNPYGYASGTSRAIEAYTTDGDLSFYTASSGFQYNIINERNNTGLRTSTLSANTSMDVNYEIIPGLVFQTLFGYSTSSTNGESYATERTEYIAGIRNYDYGTAKSTDVAYINSKMPVGGELNDDDSRNITWNWRNSLSYSHLFAQKHALTAMIGQEANSSKTTGLSARTLGFLYGRGKSFVSLPLTYTANGTANPLLLENTHVYTDNLVNNVGLYATVNYVYDNRYVVNASVRSDASNRFGQFTGEKFNPVWAGGVRWNAGREKWFDHSGWMSDMSVRSSYGFQRNIVAGISPDLIIKTPTGAASASVDQFTGESMLTLSKLPYADLRWEKNTSVNLGFDLSIFRGRIQTSFEYYWKKGKDLITQLAVPVEYGVETMPINGGSMINHGLEVSASFVPIRTRDFTWTVSANTAKNFNQVKKTGTQLNSYTTAASGTLYKEGYPVSGFWAFDFKGINPENGLPIINLAVPKGADSLNDPTSYMRYMGKLDPLITGGLGMSFRYKRFTLFTDLYLQVGGKRFLKAAYRLNPLLPREDENLSAELLQRWTPDNTNSNFPGLPDNRIPYTKLPNGKYALVYDMYNYSTARVVNASTLRCNNLSMAYSFPEQVIKKLKCKTLNMSGGVSQLFSIVSRDYKGRDAEVATGAQPRTRTYTLSASVSF is encoded by the coding sequence ATGAAACTAACAACTGCTATTTTAATCGGCGCCTTCCTGCAACTGAGTGCCAATACAAACGCTCAGTTGATCAATTACACCGGAAAGTCCGTAAAGCTTGAAAAAGTATTTGAAGCCATCAAAGAACAAACAGGCTATGTGTTCTTTTATGATGATGCTGACATTAAAAACGCCGCTCCTGTAAACATACAGTTGTCTGGCGCAACAGTGAACACCGCCCTGCCGCAGGTTTTGCGAAACCAACCATTTGACTACAACATCCAGGGCAAAACTGTGGTCATCTCCCGCAAGGTAGACTTCTTCCCCATGGAGATGAAAAAAGACGGCCCTGTCAATGGTGTGGTCATGTCGCCAAACGGTCAGCCACTGGCCGGTGCCACGGTGACTGTAAAAGGAAAACCCGTGAGCGTACTCACCGATGCCCAGGGACATTTCTCAATCAATGTTCTGAGCAATGAAACCCTCATTGTCTCTTATATTGGTTATAGCCGTATTGAAATCCCTGTATCCAGGTTAGATGCATTGACGATGGGTAAGATGGAGAAAACACCCGGTGGCAACTATACCCGCATGGTATCCGGCGAAATGCTGATCGGCCTCGAACCCGTAGTCACTTCATTAGATGAAACCGTTGTAACAGGTTACCAGGTATTACGTAAATCGAGCGTAGCAGGTTCTGTGAGTTCGGTAAAATCTGCGGATCTCTACCTGAATGGTGTGAACAGCATCGAACAGGCACTACAGGGTAAACTCCCCGGTGTAGTTGTTACCAACACTTCCGGCCTTACTGGTGTAAGACAGCAAATCCGCGTACGTGGTACCTCTACCTTATTAGGTTCGCAGGAGCCGGTATGGGTGGTAGATGGTATCATCCAGCAGGATCCCTTGCCATTCAAAGCCACTACCCTGAATTCACTGGGTGATATTACGAGAGATAACTTTGATTATATCCGGGACTTCGTAGGCAATTCCATCGGCTGGCTTAACCCTAATGACATCGATGAAATCACAGTACTGAAAGATGCCTCTGCCACCGCTATCTATGGCGTAAAAGCGGCAAATGGCGTAATCGTGATCAATACCAAGAGAGGGCAGTCCGGACCCGCTACCGTTAGTTACTCTCTCAATACCAGCATGACTGACAAAGTAAATTATGACCGCCTGGAGATGATGAACTCCAAACAAAGAGTGGCCGTATCCAAAGAAATTTATGCACGCGGACTTGTATCCAACAGTATCAGTAACAATGTCGGCTATGCCGGTGCGCTCTCTCAATACCTGAATAAACAGATTACTGCCGAAGAATTTGATGCCAAAGTAGCAAGAATGGAAACGGTCAATACCGACTGGTTCAAACTGCTCTTCCGCAATGCTGTCAGCATGAACCATAACCTGAGCATTTCAGGAGGTAACCAGAACACCCGCTACTATGCCAGCTTTGGGTACAATACTACCAATGGTACTGCCATCGGTAATGATAGCAAAGCCTATACTGGTAATATAAATATTAATTCCCGCCTCTCTCCCAGGCTGAATGTAGGACTGCGTCTCTCTGCCAGCAACAAGGTGATCAACGGCTTCTATAAGGTCAACCCTTATGGATATGCCTCCGGTACCAGCAGGGCTATTGAAGCATATACTACCGATGGTGATCTGTCTTTTTATACTGCATCCAGTGGGTTTCAATATAATATCATCAATGAAAGGAACAATACTGGTCTCCGCACCAGCACGCTCTCAGCCAATACCAGCATGGATGTAAACTATGAAATCATTCCGGGGCTGGTATTTCAGACTTTATTTGGCTACAGTACCAGCAGTACCAATGGAGAATCTTATGCAACAGAACGTACTGAGTATATTGCCGGCATCAGGAATTATGACTATGGTACTGCAAAGTCTACTGATGTTGCGTATATCAACAGTAAAATGCCTGTAGGCGGAGAACTGAATGATGACGATAGCCGTAACATTACCTGGAACTGGCGTAACAGTCTTTCCTATAGCCATCTCTTTGCACAGAAACATGCGCTTACGGCCATGATCGGACAGGAGGCCAACAGCAGCAAGACTACAGGATTGTCTGCACGTACACTGGGTTTCCTCTATGGCAGAGGTAAATCTTTTGTTAGCCTGCCATTAACATATACTGCAAATGGGACCGCTAATCCACTCTTACTTGAAAATACGCATGTATACACAGATAACCTGGTAAATAATGTAGGTCTCTACGCAACTGTCAATTATGTATACGACAACCGTTATGTTGTCAATGCTAGTGTACGTTCTGATGCGTCTAACCGTTTTGGTCAGTTTACAGGGGAAAAATTCAACCCTGTATGGGCAGGTGGTGTGCGCTGGAATGCTGGCAGAGAAAAATGGTTTGACCACAGTGGCTGGATGTCTGATATGAGTGTGCGGTCCAGCTATGGTTTTCAGCGTAACATTGTAGCAGGTATCAGCCCTGACTTGATTATCAAAACACCTACAGGTGCTGCCAGTGCTTCAGTAGACCAGTTTACCGGTGAGTCGATGCTGACTTTAAGCAAATTACCGTATGCGGATCTGCGCTGGGAGAAGAACACTTCAGTTAACCTGGGATTTGACCTCAGCATTTTCCGTGGCAGGATACAAACTTCATTTGAATATTACTGGAAGAAAGGCAAAGACCTCATTACCCAATTGGCAGTGCCCGTAGAATACGGGGTTGAAACCATGCCGATCAATGGTGGTTCTATGATCAACCACGGCCTGGAAGTAAGCGCCAGCTTCGTACCCATCCGTACCCGTGACTTTACCTGGACGGTAAGTGCAAATACAGCTAAGAACTTCAACCAGGTTAAAAAGACAGGGACACAGTTGAATTCTTACACTACGGCTGCCAGCGGCACTTTGTACAAAGAAGGTTATCCCGTATCCGGTTTCTGGGCCTTTGATTTTAAAGGTATAAACCCTGAGAATGGTTTACCAATCATCAATCTTGCCGTACCTAAAGGTGCCGATTCTTTGAATGATCCTACCAGTTATATGCGCTATATGGGTAAGCTGGATCCATTGATTACAGGTGGCCTGGGTATGAGTTTCCGGTATAAGCGTTTTACGCTTTTTACAGACCTTTACCTGCAGGTAGGAGGCAAGCGATTCCTGAAAGCGGCGTATCGATTAAATCCGTTGTTGCCAAGAGAAGACGAAAACCTCTCTGCTGAACTGTTGCAAAGATGGACGCCCGATAATACAAATTCCAATTTCCCCGGACTGCCTGATAATAGAATTCCCTATACAAAGTTGCCGAATGGCAAGTATGCCCTGGTATATGATATGTATAACTACAGTACCGCACGTGTAGTAAACGCCAGCACACTGAGATGTAACAATCTGTCTATGGCCTATAGTTTTCCTGAACAGGTAATAAAGAAACTGAAGTGCAAAACGCTGAACATGTCAGGTGGCGTATCGCAGCTATTCTCTATTGTGAGCAGAGACTATAAGGGAAGGGATGCCGAAGTGGCTACCGGTGCGCAACCCCGTACCCGCACATATACCTTATCCGCCTCCGTTAGTTTTTAA